In Candidatus Pelagibacter ubique HIMB140, a single window of DNA contains:
- a CDS encoding histidine triad nucleotide-binding protein codes for MNYDENNIFAKILRGEIPCNKIYEDDYVLSFHDINPQKKVHALVIPKGKYIDLDDFSINASPEEMAGLLKGISIVAKKLGISTEVGQGYRALANISEHGGQEVPHLHFHLFGGERVGKMVE; via the coding sequence ATGAACTACGATGAGAATAATATTTTTGCTAAAATTTTACGTGGAGAGATACCTTGTAATAAAATTTACGAAGATGATTATGTCTTGTCATTCCATGATATTAACCCACAAAAGAAAGTTCATGCTCTAGTAATTCCTAAGGGAAAATACATAGATCTTGACGATTTTAGTATCAATGCATCACCAGAAGAGATGGCCGGTCTTTTGAAAGGTATTAGCATAGTTGCAAAAAAGCTTGGTATTTCAACAGAAGTAGGTCAAGGTTATAGGGCACTGGCTAATATTAGTGAACATGGTGGTCAAGAGGTCCCTCATTTGCATTTTCATTTA
- the hisE gene encoding phosphoribosyl-ATP diphosphatase: MLNTLENLIKLARERKTNPVEGSYTNKLLTDKSLSKAKVLEEIDELIEAIEENTNKIHEAADVFYHLLMYLEANDVKIEEVMEELEKRKK, from the coding sequence ATGCTTAATACATTAGAAAATTTAATTAAACTTGCAAGAGAAAGAAAAACTAATCCAGTTGAAGGTTCATATACAAACAAATTGCTTACAGACAAATCTCTTAGTAAAGCAAAGGTCTTAGAAGAAATTGATGAATTAATTGAAGCTATAGAGGAAAATACAAACAAAATTCACGAAGCAGCTGATGTCTTTTATCATCTGCTAATGTATTTAGAAGCTAATGATGTAAAAATTGAAGAAGTAATGGAAGAATTAGAAAAAAGAAAAAAATGA
- the hisF gene encoding imidazole glycerol phosphate synthase subunit HisF: MLKNRIIPCLDVKNGRVVKGINFVDLKDAGDPVEQAKIYSDGGADEICFLDITASNENRDTIYDVVQKTSKKCFVPLTVGGGVRSIDDINKLLNCGADKVSINTAAVKNSEVVVESSKKFGSQCIVVAIDAKKNADRWEIFTHGGRNNTGIDAIEFASKMESSGAGELLITSMDRDGTQVGYDIELMSKISSRVNIPVIASGGVGNLDHLVDGIKLGNASAVLAASIFHYGKHSVKEAKEYLDSKGIPVRI; this comes from the coding sequence ATGCTTAAGAATAGAATAATACCTTGTTTAGATGTTAAAAATGGCCGTGTTGTAAAAGGGATTAACTTTGTTGATCTGAAGGACGCAGGTGACCCTGTCGAACAAGCTAAAATTTATTCAGATGGTGGCGCAGATGAAATTTGTTTTTTAGATATTACTGCATCAAATGAAAATAGAGATACAATTTATGATGTCGTACAGAAAACTTCAAAAAAATGTTTTGTTCCATTAACAGTTGGAGGGGGCGTCAGAAGTATTGATGATATTAATAAATTACTTAATTGTGGAGCAGATAAAGTTTCTATTAATACGGCAGCAGTTAAAAATTCTGAGGTAGTAGTTGAAAGCTCAAAAAAATTTGGTTCACAATGTATAGTGGTTGCTATTGATGCTAAAAAAAATGCTGACAGATGGGAAATTTTTACACACGGTGGAAGAAATAATACTGGAATTGATGCAATAGAATTTGCATCAAAAATGGAAAGTAGTGGGGCAGGCGAGCTATTGATAACATCAATGGATAGAGATGGCACTCAAGTAGGTTATGATATTGAGCTTATGTCTAAAATTTCATCCAGGGTAAATATTCCTGTCATTGCTTCGGGGGGAGTAGGGAATCTGGATCATTTAGTTGATGGAATTAAATTGGGAAATGCTAGTGCAGTCTTAGCAGCATCAATATTTCATTATGGCAAACACTCTGTAAAAGAGGCGAAGGAATATTTGGATTCAAAAGGAATACCTGTTAGAATTTAA
- the hisA gene encoding 1-(5-phosphoribosyl)-5-[(5-phosphoribosylamino)methylideneamino]imidazole-4-carboxamide isomerase encodes MKIFPAIDIKDKKCVRLVKGDFDNKTEYEMSPVEQARKYKDHGFKNLHIVDLDGALTGETVNLDIIQEIVTKFDLKIEIGGGVRNFESIQKYTDAGVEKVILGSAAIKDKNFLKEACKIFPDKIALGLDAKDGYLSVSGWKENSNQLTLDYLKEVNEYGASRLIFTDINRDGMKQSPNFEETAKVADTSHCPVIISGGVSSIDDIKKAKELNNKNIEGIIVGKAIYDGDIKLDELGKEVNA; translated from the coding sequence ATGAAGATATTTCCAGCAATAGACATTAAAGACAAAAAGTGTGTGAGGTTAGTAAAAGGAGACTTTGATAATAAAACTGAATATGAAATGTCTCCTGTTGAACAAGCTAGAAAATATAAAGATCATGGTTTTAAAAACTTACACATAGTTGATTTAGATGGGGCATTAACTGGTGAAACAGTTAATTTAGATATTATTCAAGAAATAGTTACTAAATTTGATCTTAAAATTGAGATTGGCGGAGGTGTAAGAAATTTTGAAAGTATTCAGAAATATACTGATGCTGGTGTTGAAAAAGTTATTTTAGGAAGTGCTGCCATAAAAGATAAAAATTTTTTAAAAGAAGCCTGTAAAATATTTCCAGACAAAATTGCCTTAGGTTTAGATGCTAAAGACGGTTATTTGTCTGTTTCTGGTTGGAAAGAAAATTCAAATCAATTGACTTTAGATTACTTAAAAGAAGTAAATGAATATGGAGCAAGTAGATTGATTTTTACTGATATCAATAGAGATGGAATGAAGCAAAGTCCTAATTTTGAAGAAACAGCTAAGGTTGCTGATACATCTCATTGTCCAGTTATTATATCAGGTGGAGTTTCTTCAATAGATGATATTAAAAAAGCAAAGGAATTAAATAATAAAAATATTGAAGGCATTATAGTTGGAAAAGCTATATACGATGGCGATATTAAATTGGATGAATTAGGCAAAGAAGTAAATGCTTAA
- the hisH gene encoding imidazole glycerol phosphate synthase subunit HisH, with protein sequence MNVTIVDYNSGNISSVINSFNEVANNKVNIEVTSNLNKIKSSDKVVLPGQGSFKSCVDALNNINGLADTLNEFANNNKKPLLGICVGLQMFADIGYEEIETKGLGWISGKVSKIDNQNGKFKLPHIGWNEIDIKKDSKIFKGIDNKSHMYFVHSYEFIPEDKNVISATTDYSSNIVCSVEKENIFGTQFHPEKSDKIGLKIIDNFINL encoded by the coding sequence ATGAACGTAACTATTGTTGATTATAATTCGGGCAATATAAGCTCGGTAATAAACTCGTTTAATGAAGTTGCCAATAATAAAGTAAATATCGAAGTAACCTCAAATTTAAACAAGATTAAATCTTCCGATAAGGTGGTTTTGCCAGGGCAGGGTTCGTTTAAAAGTTGTGTTGATGCATTGAACAATATCAATGGTTTAGCCGATACTTTGAATGAATTTGCAAATAATAATAAAAAACCTCTTCTTGGCATTTGTGTTGGACTACAAATGTTTGCAGATATTGGATATGAAGAAATAGAAACCAAAGGCCTTGGTTGGATATCTGGCAAGGTATCTAAAATAGATAATCAAAATGGAAAATTTAAACTCCCTCACATTGGATGGAATGAAATTGATATAAAGAAAGATAGTAAAATATTTAAAGGTATTGATAATAAATCTCACATGTACTTTGTACACAGTTATGAGTTTATTCCAGAAGATAAAAATGTGATTTCTGCAACTACAGATTATTCTTCAAATATCGTTTGTTCAGTTGAAAAAGAAAATATTTTTGGAACACAGTTTCACCCTGAAAAAAGTGATAAAATTGGACTCAAAATAATTGATAATTTTATAAATTTATAA
- the hisB gene encoding imidazoleglycerol-phosphate dehydratase HisB, with amino-acid sequence MARKGKVSRKTKETSINVELNIDGKGKYQIDTGIGFLDHMLEQLSKHSLIDLKVEAKGDTHIDLHHTTEDTGIAIGEALKKAANKFVGIKRYAHRVIPMDETLTRVAIDVSNRPYLIWKVKIKVEKLGEMDTELFKEWFQAFSQAAGITMHVENIYGDNSHHIIESCYKALARSLREALEMDPRSKKSIPSTKGSL; translated from the coding sequence ATGGCTAGAAAAGGAAAAGTTTCTCGAAAAACAAAAGAAACCAGTATTAATGTTGAATTAAACATTGATGGTAAAGGTAAATACCAGATTGATACTGGAATAGGTTTTTTAGATCATATGCTTGAACAACTGTCTAAGCATTCATTAATAGATTTAAAGGTTGAAGCAAAAGGTGATACTCATATTGATCTTCACCACACTACAGAAGATACAGGCATTGCGATTGGTGAAGCTTTAAAAAAAGCTGCAAACAAATTTGTAGGAATTAAAAGATATGCACACAGAGTTATTCCTATGGATGAAACATTAACTAGAGTTGCAATAGATGTATCGAACAGACCTTATTTAATTTGGAAAGTAAAAATAAAAGTTGAGAAACTTGGTGAGATGGATACTGAATTGTTTAAGGAATGGTTCCAGGCATTTTCACAGGCCGCAGGTATTACAATGCATGTTGAAAATATTTATGGTGATAACAGTCATCACATTATAGAGTCTTGTTATAAAGCATTAGCAAGATCATTAAGAGAGGCATTAGAGATGGATCCTAGAAGCAAAAAAAGTATTCCATCAACTAAAGGCTCATTATAA